The Panicum virgatum strain AP13 chromosome 6K, P.virgatum_v5, whole genome shotgun sequence nucleotide sequence GATGATACATTTCTTGATCGTCTTGTGGCATCTCGAGTCCTAAAGAGTTGCAACATTCGAGGTGCAATATGGCTGTTGTGATTCTTTCTACTCCATTCTACAACTAGTCTTTTTCTTATATTGCTTATCATGTTTTATTGTTTATTATTTTCACACTTCTTGAAACTGGTTAAAATAGTAGTACAGAGTAGGGATTTGGGATTCTATACTAGCATTGATGTCTTTGTGTGATGTTCTGATTAAGATTTTTCTATTGTAACATGATCTGACTTTAAATATAGTATAAATAGGAAGTTTTACAATTTATAATATGTATAAAGTCAAGCTATTTCAGTGTCTTTAGTGTTCTTTATGTTAACATATATATTAAGTGTTTTGATGTTCAATAATCCATATTGTTgttataaatgttattatttaatTTGCAGTGACTATTATGGAGGGTCCAAAGCAAGCCTTGGAGTTTCTAAATATGGTATATCAATATTTTTATATAGTTTATATATGCGAATGATATTGACATGGATGCACTTACTCAATTTAGTTGATTTGGTTATGTACTTATCAACATGTTCTACATAATCATTCTATGTAGGAACATGATGTGAAGTTGATTCTGACTGATTATTGTATGCCTGATATGACTGGGTATGATCTTCTAGTGGAGATTAAGGTAGAGTCCTTTCATAAATAAAAACTTATAGTTTTAATTTTGTGCCACATATAGTTTCATTGACCTATGTTATGTTGAATTTTGTGTATGTCATCTCTAAATATTGAAAGACCTTATTATTTATTAACAATTTTTTAATTCACTCAAGGAATCACCT carries:
- the LOC120713658 gene encoding two-component response regulator ORR12-like, with amino-acid sequence MATDAPHVLVVDDTFLDRLVASRVLKSCNIRVTIMEGPKQALEFLNMEHDVKLILTDYCMPDMTGYDLLVEIKESPKLKHIPVVIMSSDNIPERMKKCFDAGAKEYIIKPLNAIDVPRVLSYI